One window of the Trifolium pratense cultivar HEN17-A07 linkage group LG2, ARS_RC_1.1, whole genome shotgun sequence genome contains the following:
- the LOC123907577 gene encoding uncharacterized protein LOC123907577 isoform X1, translating into MAEKEEQNEHEQMNKLFSSYIGISFSVFIALLPKNLREHSLRAFRAEEELRQIKSRRQEDYKANARVAEIFASHRNSWRDEEKRLLRRIDAASDEIARLRAVVEDSKARVEDLEREVVERDEMIAFISRRFQEEGYGGCGSRGGYGGEKNSGGEWDEMVGTTNEEVDVIYQQHSQHVNNNGFDSEFIASSGSKFWAEKASLWQDVQYESLESTYTTKQFVARRESPWKVDGDSAGISSKLKLLEQELINLDKVGKDFPSKVSSSIKKQAKRYQSLSEKIDDLCRRIASDPCDPSLGSEFRTQTQTEFLLEAFRLQQDASETAQKLMALHTEVGKTHYRDELRGETTLTTRRSLDSIRNNFRELQRNLEIWLARIIGDLEGILARDGASRVREYYISRYPFVQ; encoded by the exons ATGGcagaaaaagaagaacaaaacGAACACGAACAAATGAACAAGCTATTTTCTTCATACATAGGTATAAGCTTCTCCGTCTTCATAGCACTTCTTCCAAAAAATCTTCGAGAACATTCTCTCAGAGCTTTCCGTGCAGAAGAAGAGCTACGTCAGATAAAATCTCGCCGGCAAGAAGATTACAAAGCAAACGCAAGAGTCGCTGAGATCTTCGCTTCTCACCGAAACTCATGGCGTGACGAGGAGAAACGTCTTTTACGGCGAATCGACGCCGCGTCGGATGAAATCGCGAGATTAAGAGCGGTGGTTGAAGATTCCAAAGCGCGTGTGGAAGATTTAGAGCGTGAGGTTGTTGAAAGAGATGAGATGATTGCGTTTATTTCGAGGCGGTTTCAAGAGGAGGGATATGGTGGGTGCGGGAGTAGGGGAGGTTATGGTGGGGAGAAGAATAGCGGTGGTGAGTGGGATGAAATGGTGGGGACCACTAATGAAGAAGTTGATGTTATCTATCAACAACATAGTCAGCATGTTAATAATAATGGATTTGATTCTGAGTTTATTGCTTCTTCTGGTTCTAAGTTTTGGGCTGAAAAAGCTTCATTATGGCAG GATGTACAGTATGAATCCCTTGAATCAACGTATACAACAAAACAATTTGTTGCAAG AAGGGAGTCCCCCTGGAAGGTAGATGGTGATTCAGCTGGAATTTCCtctaaacttaaattacttgaACAGGAATTAATAAATCTGGACAAAGTTGGCAAGGATTTTCCGTCCAAGGTGTCATCCTCAATTAAGAAGCAGGCAAAGAGATATCAATCGCTTTCagaaaaaattgatgatttatGCAGGCGAATA GCTAGTGATCCCTGCGATCCCTCCCTTGGTTCAGAATTTCGAACCCAGACTCAAACAGAGTTTTTACTTGAAGCATTCCGGCTTCAACAGGATGCATCTGAAACTGCACAAAAACTAATGGCATTGCATACCGAAGTCGGGAAGACCCATTACAGGGATGAGTTAAGAGGCGAGACCACACTAACCACAAGACGATCTTTGGACTCAATTCGGAATAACTTCAGAGAACTTCAGCGAAATCTGGAGATATGGTTGGCCAGAATCATCGGTGATCTCGAGGGGATTCTGGCAAGGGACGGTGCATCTCGTGTAAGAGAATATTACATTTCTAGATATCCTTTTGTTCAATAG
- the LOC123907577 gene encoding uncharacterized protein LOC123907577 isoform X2 has product MAEKEEQNEHEQMNKLFSSYIGISFSVFIALLPKNLREHSLRAFRAEEELRQIKSRRQEDYKANARVAEIFASHRNSWRDEEKRLLRRIDAASDEIARLRAVVEDSKARVEDLEREVVERDEMIAFISRRFQEEGYGGCGSRGGYGGEKNSGGEWDEMVGTTNEEVDVIYQQHSQHVNNNGFDSEFIASSGSKFWAEKASLWQDVQYESLESTYTTKQFVARESPWKVDGDSAGISSKLKLLEQELINLDKVGKDFPSKVSSSIKKQAKRYQSLSEKIDDLCRRIASDPCDPSLGSEFRTQTQTEFLLEAFRLQQDASETAQKLMALHTEVGKTHYRDELRGETTLTTRRSLDSIRNNFRELQRNLEIWLARIIGDLEGILARDGASRVREYYISRYPFVQ; this is encoded by the exons ATGGcagaaaaagaagaacaaaacGAACACGAACAAATGAACAAGCTATTTTCTTCATACATAGGTATAAGCTTCTCCGTCTTCATAGCACTTCTTCCAAAAAATCTTCGAGAACATTCTCTCAGAGCTTTCCGTGCAGAAGAAGAGCTACGTCAGATAAAATCTCGCCGGCAAGAAGATTACAAAGCAAACGCAAGAGTCGCTGAGATCTTCGCTTCTCACCGAAACTCATGGCGTGACGAGGAGAAACGTCTTTTACGGCGAATCGACGCCGCGTCGGATGAAATCGCGAGATTAAGAGCGGTGGTTGAAGATTCCAAAGCGCGTGTGGAAGATTTAGAGCGTGAGGTTGTTGAAAGAGATGAGATGATTGCGTTTATTTCGAGGCGGTTTCAAGAGGAGGGATATGGTGGGTGCGGGAGTAGGGGAGGTTATGGTGGGGAGAAGAATAGCGGTGGTGAGTGGGATGAAATGGTGGGGACCACTAATGAAGAAGTTGATGTTATCTATCAACAACATAGTCAGCATGTTAATAATAATGGATTTGATTCTGAGTTTATTGCTTCTTCTGGTTCTAAGTTTTGGGCTGAAAAAGCTTCATTATGGCAG GATGTACAGTATGAATCCCTTGAATCAACGTATACAACAAAACAATTTGTTGCAAG GGAGTCCCCCTGGAAGGTAGATGGTGATTCAGCTGGAATTTCCtctaaacttaaattacttgaACAGGAATTAATAAATCTGGACAAAGTTGGCAAGGATTTTCCGTCCAAGGTGTCATCCTCAATTAAGAAGCAGGCAAAGAGATATCAATCGCTTTCagaaaaaattgatgatttatGCAGGCGAATA GCTAGTGATCCCTGCGATCCCTCCCTTGGTTCAGAATTTCGAACCCAGACTCAAACAGAGTTTTTACTTGAAGCATTCCGGCTTCAACAGGATGCATCTGAAACTGCACAAAAACTAATGGCATTGCATACCGAAGTCGGGAAGACCCATTACAGGGATGAGTTAAGAGGCGAGACCACACTAACCACAAGACGATCTTTGGACTCAATTCGGAATAACTTCAGAGAACTTCAGCGAAATCTGGAGATATGGTTGGCCAGAATCATCGGTGATCTCGAGGGGATTCTGGCAAGGGACGGTGCATCTCGTGTAAGAGAATATTACATTTCTAGATATCCTTTTGTTCAATAG
- the LOC123907579 gene encoding RING-H2 finger protein ATL52-like, whose translation MANDDDDHPIYNNIIVLLIVVGSAAFVVCSIYRVIAIWFCNQQSTTTDQNLPQPPPRFANLGESTSSSVVHLIPTHKYRKRNKPDVVADDDGDTCAVCLGDFEEGEELKTMPECLHSFHVPCIDKWLNSHSSCPICRASASAAPSPAVNEQQHRIDMSHNLVPVAIMQRGLW comes from the coding sequence ATGgcaaatgatgatgatgatcatcCTATTTACAACAACATCATTGTCCTACTTATTGTTGTGGGTTCAGCTGCATTTGTTGTTTGCTCAATTTACCGTGTTATCGCCATTTGGTTTTGTAACCAACAAAGCACCACCACAGATCAAAACCTCCCACAACCACCACCGCGGTTTGCCAACCTCGGCGAAAGCACATCCTCATCAGTAGTACACCTAATTCCAACACACAAGTACCGCAAGAGAAATAAACCCGACGTTGTTGCAGATGATGACGGTGACACATGTGCCGTGTGTTTGGGAGATTTTGAGGAGGGTGAGGAGTTGAAAACTATGCCTGAGTGCTTGCACTCCTTTCATGTACCGTGTATTGACAAGTGGCTCAATTCGCATTCTAGCTGCCCCATTTGTCGTGCCAGTGCCAGTGCCGCCCCTTCCCCGGCAGTGAATGAACAACAGCACAGGATAGATATGAGCCATAATCTGGTTCCAGTTGCTATCATGCAAAGGGGATTATGGTGA
- the LOC123904269 gene encoding RING-H2 finger protein ATL1-like: MANDDGDPIFDYSNVIIELVFLAAVIFIVRTCYRFIAVCFRHQERTTTHQNPPQPTWYAASLTLNERTSSSVVHEIPTHKYHRRNKVDMVSDDDSGTCAVCLGDFEEGEELRTMPECLHSFHVLCIDMWLHSHLSCPICRASAAPLPVVHKHHCVVDTRNMVPLAIVQNEICPRRVDIVYI; the protein is encoded by the coding sequence ATGGCAAATGATGATGGTGATCCTATTTTTGATTACAGCAATGTTATTATTGAACTTGTTTTTTTGGCTGCAGTTATATTTATTGTTAGAACATGCTACCGTTTCATAGCCGTTTGTTTTCGTCACCAAGAACGAACCACCACGCACCAAAACCCACCACAACCAACGTGGTATGCCGCGTCGCTGACCCTCAATGAAAGAACATCCTCATCAGTTGTACATGAAATTCCAACACACAAGTACCACAGGAGAAATAAAGTTGACATGGTTTCGGATGATGATAGTGGTACGTGTGCCGTGTGTTTGGGAGATTTTGAGGAGGGGGAGGAATTGAGGACTATGCCTGAGTGCTTGCACTCTTTTCATGTACTGTGTATTGACATGTGGCTCCATTCACATTTGAGTTGCCCTATTTGTCGCGCTAGTGCCGCCCCTTTGCCGGTGGTGCACAAACATCATTGCGTCGTAGATACGAGGAATATGGTCCCACTTGCTATCGTGCAAAATGAAATATGTCCACGGAGAGTAgatattgtatatatataa
- the LOC123907580 gene encoding RING-H2 finger protein ATL51-like: MGSAAFVVSIYHVIAIWFCHQRTTTTIQNSPRHGAARLDESTSVSVADLIPTHKYHNRGKVDQVSDDEGGTCAVCLGDFEEGEELKSMPECLHSFHVPCIDMWLNSHSSCPICRASAAPSPAMNIEHQHMIDMRHMAPIAIM; this comes from the coding sequence ATGGGTTCAGCAGCATTTGTTGTCTCAATCTATCATGTCATAGCCATTTGGTTTTGCCATCAAAGAACAACCACCACAATTCAAAATTCACCGCGGCACGGTGCTGCGAGGCTCGACGAAAGCACGTCCGTATCAGTGGCAGACTTAATTCCAACACATAAGTATCACAACAGAGGTAAAGTTGACCAAGTTTCAGATGATGAAGGTGGCACGTGTGCCGTGTGTTTGGGAGATTTTGAGGAGGGTGAAGAGTTGAAAAGTATGCCTGAGTGCTTGCATTCTTTTCATGTACCGTGTATTGACATGTGGCTTAATTCGCATTCGAGTTGCCCCATTTGTCGCGCTAGTGCCGCCCCTTCGCCGGCAATGAATATTGAACATCAACACATGATTGATATGAGACATATGGCTCCAATTGCTATCATGTAA
- the LOC123907582 gene encoding LOW QUALITY PROTEIN: RING-H2 finger protein ATL52-like (The sequence of the model RefSeq protein was modified relative to this genomic sequence to represent the inferred CDS: substituted 2 bases at 2 genomic stop codons), with translation MAHDGDDPFYVKVIVLLIAIATGALTVVSVYHVIAIWFCHQERTTTNQNSPQHGAASLNGSTSISIADLIPAHKYHKRNKVGVASDDEGGTCAVCLGDFEEGEELRTMPECLHSFHVPCIDMWLHSHTSCPICRASAAPSPAMNIEHQHMIDMRHTAPIAIVXSXLVQW, from the coding sequence ATGGCACATGATGGTGATGATCCTTTTTATGTCAAAGTTATTGTCCTACTTATTGCCATTGCTACAGGAGCATTAACTGTTGTTTCAGTGTACCATGTCATAGCCATTTGGTTTTGCCACCAAGAAAGAACCACCACAAATCAAAACTCACCGCAGCACGGTGCCGCGAGCCTCAACGGAAGCACATCCATATCAATAGCTGACCTAATTCCAGCACACAAGTATCACAAGAGAAATAAAGTCGGTGTGGCTTCAGATGACGAAGGTGGCACATGTGCTGTGTGTTTGGGAGATTTTGAGGAGGGCGAGGAGTTGAGAACTATGCCTGAGTGCTTGCATTCTTTTCATGTACCTTGTATTGACATGTGGCTCCATTCGCATACGAGTTGTCCCATTTGTCGCGCTAGTGCCGCCCCTTCGCCCGCAATGAATATTGAACATCAACACATGATTGATATGAGACATACGGCTCCAATTGCTATCGTGTAAAGTTGATTGGTACAATGGTGA